The following coding sequences are from one Schizosaccharomyces osmophilus chromosome 1, complete sequence window:
- the rps2402 gene encoding 40S ribosomal protein S24 encodes MSEAVTIRTRKFMTNRLLQRKQMVVDILHPGKANLSKNELREKLAQMYKAEADSITAFGLRTQFGGGRSTGFALIYDSNEAMKKFEPHYRLVRVGQAQPIEKVARQQRKQRKNRGKKVFGTGKRLAKRKAKNQD; translated from the exons ATGAGTGAGGCCGTGACAATCAGAACTCGCAAGTTTATGACTAACCGCTTgcttcaaagaaagcagATG GTCGTCGACATCCTTCATCCTGGTAAGGCCAACCTTTCCAAGAATGAACTTCGCGAAAAGTTGGCTCAAATGTACAAGGCTGAAGCTGACAGCATCACTGCCTTTGGTCTTCGTACTCAATTTGGTGGTGGCAGATCTACTGGTTTTGCTTTGATCTACGACTCCAATGAGGCTATGAAGAAGTTTGAGCCTCATTACCGTCTCGTCCGTGTCGGTCAAGCTCAACCCATTGAAAAGGTTGCCCGTCAACAACGCAAGCAACGTAAGAACAGAGGCAAGAAGGTCTTCGGTACTGGCAAGCGTCTTGCTAAGAGAAAGGCCAAGAACCAAGACTAG